Proteins encoded together in one Rhizobium bangladeshense window:
- the rplK gene encoding 50S ribosomal protein L11, giving the protein MAKKVAGQLKLQVKAGSANPSPPIGPALGQRGINIMEFCKAFNAATQEMEKGMPIPVVITYYQDKSFTFAMKQPPVSYWLKKEAKITSGSKTPGKGPKAGSLTKAQIKTIAEAKMKDLNAADIEGAMAMIEGSARAMGLEVVG; this is encoded by the coding sequence ATGGCTAAGAAAGTTGCAGGCCAGCTCAAGCTTCAGGTCAAGGCAGGATCGGCAAACCCGTCCCCGCCGATTGGTCCGGCGCTTGGTCAGCGTGGCATTAACATCATGGAATTCTGCAAGGCGTTCAATGCCGCCACGCAGGAAATGGAAAAGGGTATGCCGATCCCGGTCGTCATCACCTATTACCAGGACAAGTCCTTCACCTTCGCAATGAAGCAGCCGCCGGTCAGCTACTGGCTGAAGAAGGAAGCAAAGATCACCTCCGGTTCCAAGACGCCCGGCAAGGGCCCCAAGGCCGGCTCCCTCACCAAGGCTCAGATCAAGACGATCGCAGAAGCCAAGATGAAGGACCTGAATGCAGCGGATATCGAAGGCGCAATGGCGATGATCGAGGGCTCTGCCCGCGCCATGGGCCTGGAAGTGGTGGGTTAA
- a CDS encoding alpha/beta hydrolase family protein: protein MKLGFREGVLYDDQRPNWDAAGPRPVRWSLWYPAADDVRECDIQERSWFRKAAVARDAPIRPSGRPYPLVLLSHGTGGSAAGLEWLARRLVDRGFAALGVDHHGNTSNEPYRAEGFACLWERAPDLSLMLDRCDDWLGDLAGGIDADRAFAAGFSAGAYSVTLLLGAIAQFSQFEPSRLKPGGPRGPREFPDLADHIPSLLCTSDVFRESWSRMSRSYRDDRITAAVLCAPGRSVLGFGEESLKTVGAPTLILVGDADKAAPAEECSSWLHHRLTRSVLKIFGGGFGHYVFVPEGTRLGLAFAAELFTDPPGIKRAAVHDEIADLSAALFHHGDVGAIA, encoded by the coding sequence ATGAAACTCGGCTTTCGCGAGGGCGTCCTATACGACGACCAAAGACCGAATTGGGACGCAGCCGGTCCAAGGCCGGTCCGCTGGTCGCTGTGGTATCCGGCCGCCGATGACGTGCGGGAATGCGATATCCAGGAAAGAAGCTGGTTTCGGAAGGCGGCGGTCGCTCGCGACGCACCGATCCGGCCCTCGGGCAGGCCTTATCCCCTCGTCCTTCTGTCACACGGCACCGGCGGATCGGCGGCAGGGCTGGAATGGCTGGCGCGGCGCCTCGTCGATCGCGGATTTGCGGCGCTCGGCGTCGACCATCACGGCAATACAAGCAACGAGCCCTATCGTGCCGAAGGTTTTGCCTGTCTCTGGGAACGGGCGCCGGACCTGAGCTTGATGCTCGACCGCTGTGACGATTGGCTCGGCGATCTTGCGGGTGGGATCGATGCGGACCGTGCATTCGCGGCCGGATTTTCGGCCGGAGCCTATAGCGTGACGCTGCTTCTCGGCGCTATCGCCCAGTTCTCGCAGTTCGAACCGTCAAGGCTGAAGCCTGGGGGTCCGCGAGGGCCAAGGGAATTTCCCGACCTCGCCGATCATATCCCCTCATTGCTTTGCACCAGCGATGTGTTTCGCGAATCATGGTCCCGGATGTCACGATCCTATCGGGACGACAGGATCACAGCGGCGGTTCTCTGCGCGCCCGGCCGCTCCGTACTCGGCTTCGGGGAGGAAAGCCTGAAGACTGTCGGGGCGCCCACTCTTATCCTTGTCGGCGACGCCGACAAGGCGGCACCGGCCGAGGAATGCTCTTCGTGGCTTCATCACCGGTTGACCCGTAGCGTCCTGAAAATCTTCGGAGGCGGCTTCGGGCATTATGTTTTTGTGCCCGAGGGCACACGGCTCGGCCTTGCCTTTGCGGCCGAGCTCTTCACCGATCCGCCGGGCATCAAGCGGGCGGCCGTTCATGACGAGATTGCCGACCTATCGGCAGCGCTGTTTCATCATGGCGACGTCGGCGCGATAGCCTGA
- the prfB gene encoding peptide chain release factor 2 (programmed frameshift), protein MRAEIENVVDETKQAITLLRRHLDWDQAIRRLDWLNNKAEDPNLWNDAAEAQKLMRERQQLDDGVNGVRQLEQQLKDNVELVELGEEEGDEGIVKEAEDALKALKTEAARRQVEAMLSGEADANDTYLEVHSGAGGTESQDWANMLLRMYTRWAERQRFKVELLEVHDGEEAGIKSATLLVKGHNAYGWLKTESGVHRLVRISPYDSNARRHTSFSSIWVYPVVDDSINIEINESDCRIDTYRSSGAGGQHVNTTDSAVRITHIPTGIVVACQQERSQHKNRAKAWEMLRARMYEAELKKREEAANAEAASKTDIGWGHQIRSYVLQPYQLVKDLRTGVASTAPDDVLDGDLNEFMEAALAHRISGAADAVVEDVD, encoded by the exons ATGCGAGCGGAAATCGAAAACGTGGTCGATGAAACCAAGCAGGCTATCACCCTGCTGAGGAGGCATCTT GACTGGGACCAGGCGATAAGGCGACTGGACTGGTTGAACAACAAGGCAGAGGATCCGAACCTCTGGAACGACGCTGCCGAAGCGCAGAAACTGATGCGCGAGCGCCAGCAGCTCGATGACGGCGTCAACGGCGTCCGGCAGCTCGAACAGCAGCTGAAAGACAATGTCGAGCTGGTCGAACTCGGCGAGGAAGAAGGCGACGAAGGCATCGTCAAAGAGGCCGAGGATGCCTTGAAGGCTTTGAAGACCGAGGCCGCGCGCCGCCAGGTGGAGGCGATGCTGTCCGGCGAGGCCGATGCCAACGACACCTATCTCGAAGTTCATTCGGGCGCCGGCGGCACCGAAAGCCAGGATTGGGCGAACATGCTTTTGCGCATGTACACCCGCTGGGCGGAACGCCAGCGCTTCAAGGTCGAACTTCTCGAAGTCCATGACGGCGAAGAGGCGGGGATCAAGTCCGCGACGCTGCTCGTCAAGGGCCACAACGCGTATGGCTGGCTGAAAACGGAATCGGGCGTGCATCGTCTGGTGCGCATTTCGCCCTATGACAGCAATGCGCGTCGCCATACGTCCTTCTCATCGATCTGGGTTTATCCGGTCGTCGACGACTCGATCAACATCGAGATCAACGAAAGCGATTGCCGCATCGACACCTATCGTTCGTCCGGCGCTGGCGGCCAGCACGTCAACACGACGGACTCGGCCGTGCGCATCACCCACATCCCGACCGGGATTGTGGTGGCCTGCCAGCAGGAACGTTCGCAGCACAAGAACCGCGCCAAGGCGTGGGAAATGCTGCGTGCCCGGATGTACGAAGCAGAGTTGAAGAAGCGAGAAGAGGCCGCGAACGCCGAAGCCGCTTCCAAGACGGATATCGGTTGGGGTCACCAGATCCGCTCCTACGTGTTGCAGCCTTACCAGCTGGTCAAGGACCTGCGTACCGGCGTCGCCAGCACCGCTCCGGACGACGTGCTCGACGGCGATCTGAACGAGTTCATGGAAGCTGCACTTGCCCATCGCATCAGCGGCGCCGCCGATGCCGTCGTCGAAGATGTCGACTGA
- the rplL gene encoding 50S ribosomal protein L7/L12: MADLAKIVEDLSSLTVLEAAELSKLLEEKWGVSAAAPVAVAAVGGAAGGAAAPAEEEKTEFDVILTDAGANKINVIKEVRAITGLGLKEAKDLVEGAPKAVKEGVSKAEAADIKKKLEDAGAKADVK, encoded by the coding sequence ATGGCTGATCTCGCAAAGATCGTTGAAGACCTCTCCTCGCTGACCGTTCTGGAAGCTGCAGAACTGTCGAAGCTTCTCGAAGAAAAGTGGGGCGTTTCCGCCGCTGCTCCGGTAGCTGTTGCTGCCGTTGGTGGCGCTGCAGGCGGTGCAGCTGCTCCGGCTGAAGAAGAAAAGACCGAGTTCGACGTCATCCTCACGGATGCCGGCGCCAACAAGATCAATGTCATCAAGGAAGTCCGCGCCATCACCGGCCTCGGCCTCAAGGAAGCCAAGGATCTCGTCGAAGGCGCTCCGAAGGCTGTCAAGGAAGGCGTTTCCAAGGCTGAAGCTGCCGACATCAAGAAGAAGCTTGAAGACGCAGGCGCAAAGGCCGACGTCAAGTAA
- the nusG gene encoding transcription termination/antitermination protein NusG, producing the protein MAARWYIVHAYSNFEKKVAEDIENKARQKGLEHLFEKILVPTEKVVEVRRGRKVDSERKFFPGYVLVRANLTDEAYHLIKNTPKVTGFLGSDNKPVPIPDYEAERILGQVQEGVERPKASVTFEIGEQVRVSDGPFASFNGTVQDVDEERSRLKVEVSIFGRATPVELEYAQVEKV; encoded by the coding sequence ATGGCGGCACGTTGGTACATCGTCCACGCGTACTCGAATTTTGAAAAGAAGGTGGCTGAAGACATCGAGAACAAGGCTCGCCAGAAGGGGCTTGAGCACCTGTTCGAGAAGATCCTCGTGCCGACCGAAAAGGTTGTGGAAGTGCGTCGCGGCCGCAAGGTCGATAGCGAGCGCAAGTTCTTCCCGGGTTATGTCCTGGTCCGCGCCAATCTGACGGACGAGGCTTACCATCTGATCAAGAATACACCGAAGGTCACCGGTTTCCTCGGCTCCGACAATAAGCCTGTTCCGATTCCGGATTATGAAGCCGAGCGCATTCTCGGCCAGGTTCAGGAAGGCGTCGAGCGGCCGAAGGCATCCGTTACATTCGAGATCGGCGAGCAGGTCCGCGTTTCCGACGGCCCCTTCGCCTCGTTCAATGGCACGGTTCAGGATGTGGACGAAGAGCGTTCGCGCCTGAAGGTGGAAGTGTCGATCTTTGGCCGTGCAACGCCGGTCGAACTGGAATACGCGCAGGTCGAGAAGGTCTGA
- the secE gene encoding preprotein translocase subunit SecE, whose protein sequence is MASKSNPFAFLQQVRSETSKVTWPSRRETMISTVMVLVMVVFAALFFFAADQLIGWVLSFVLNIGN, encoded by the coding sequence ATGGCATCCAAATCCAATCCATTTGCGTTTCTGCAGCAGGTCCGCTCCGAGACGTCCAAGGTCACATGGCCGTCGCGCCGCGAGACGATGATCTCGACGGTTATGGTGCTGGTGATGGTGGTTTTTGCCGCGCTGTTTTTCTTTGCCGCTGACCAGTTGATCGGCTGGGTCCTGAGCTTCGTGCTCAATATCGGCAACTGA
- the rplA gene encoding 50S ribosomal protein L1, which yields MAGKRTRKINEGVDPTKLYALTQAIGMVKERATAKFDETIEVSMNLGVDPRHADQMVRGVVNLPNGTGRTVRVAVFARGAKADEAKAAGADVVGAEDLVEIVQGGKIEFDRCIATPDMMPLVGRLGKVLGPRGMMPNPKVGTVTMDVAGAVKASKGGAVEFRVEKAGIVHAGIGKASFDAKALEENIRAFADAVIKAKPAGAKGNYVKRVAISSTMGPGVKIEVGSVTAAPTA from the coding sequence ATGGCTGGTAAGCGCACACGCAAGATCAACGAAGGTGTTGATCCCACCAAGCTTTACGCTCTGACCCAGGCCATCGGCATGGTCAAGGAGCGGGCTACCGCGAAATTCGATGAAACCATCGAAGTTTCGATGAACCTGGGCGTTGACCCCCGCCATGCGGACCAGATGGTTCGCGGCGTCGTCAACCTGCCGAACGGCACGGGCCGTACGGTTCGCGTCGCCGTCTTCGCTCGTGGCGCCAAGGCTGACGAAGCCAAGGCTGCCGGTGCCGATGTTGTTGGCGCTGAAGACCTCGTCGAAATCGTCCAGGGCGGCAAGATTGAATTCGATCGCTGCATCGCCACCCCCGACATGATGCCGCTCGTCGGTCGTCTCGGTAAGGTTCTCGGCCCGCGCGGCATGATGCCGAACCCGAAGGTTGGCACGGTCACCATGGACGTCGCCGGAGCCGTCAAGGCTTCCAAGGGTGGCGCCGTCGAGTTCCGCGTCGAAAAGGCTGGCATCGTTCACGCCGGCATCGGCAAGGCCTCTTTCGACGCCAAGGCTCTGGAAGAAAACATCCGGGCCTTTGCTGACGCCGTCATCAAGGCGAAGCCGGCTGGCGCCAAGGGCAACTATGTCAAGCGCGTGGCGATTTCCTCGACCATGGGCCCGGGTGTCAAGATCGAAGTTGGCTCGGTCACCGCGGCTCCGACTGCATAA
- a CDS encoding NAD kinase, translating to MGRSFQTLSFIASPTMEALAAREELIRIYGDVPEDQADVIVALGGDGFMLQTLHSTMNSGKLVYGMNRGSVGFLMNDYSTERLQERICVAVENAFRPLKMTTANADGTSSTALAINEVYLFRQSYQAANLRVVVDGRVRLEELICDGLMVATPAGSTAYNLSAHGPILPLEAPLLAMTPVSAFRPRRWRGALLPNKVTVDIDVLEPVKRPVNAVADNTEVKSVLHVRIAQSEHMTARILSDPDRSWSDRILAEQFKD from the coding sequence ATGGGCCGTTCATTCCAGACGCTTTCCTTTATCGCTTCGCCGACGATGGAGGCGCTCGCAGCGCGCGAAGAGCTGATTCGCATCTACGGCGACGTGCCGGAAGACCAGGCTGATGTCATTGTCGCGCTGGGCGGCGATGGCTTCATGCTGCAGACGCTGCACAGCACTATGAATTCGGGCAAGCTGGTCTACGGCATGAATCGCGGCTCGGTCGGCTTCCTGATGAACGATTACAGCACCGAACGGCTTCAGGAGCGTATCTGCGTCGCCGTCGAAAACGCCTTCCGTCCCTTGAAGATGACGACGGCCAACGCCGATGGTACCAGTTCCACGGCGCTCGCCATCAACGAGGTCTATCTTTTCCGCCAGTCTTATCAGGCTGCCAATCTGAGGGTCGTGGTCGACGGGCGCGTGCGTCTGGAGGAACTGATCTGCGATGGGCTGATGGTGGCCACCCCTGCCGGATCGACGGCCTATAATCTTTCCGCCCATGGGCCGATCCTGCCGCTCGAGGCGCCACTGCTTGCCATGACGCCGGTCAGCGCTTTCAGGCCGCGCCGCTGGAGGGGCGCCCTGCTTCCGAACAAGGTGACTGTCGATATCGACGTGCTCGAGCCGGTGAAGCGGCCGGTGAATGCGGTGGCAGACAATACGGAAGTCAAATCCGTGTTGCATGTCCGCATCGCCCAGTCGGAGCATATGACGGCGCGTATCCTCTCCGATCCGGACCGCTCCTGGTCCGACCGTATTCTCGCCGAGCAGTTCAAGGATTGA
- a CDS encoding NAD-dependent epimerase/dehydratase family protein, which produces MKKRILFTGGSGKAGRHAVPWLVKSGYEVHNLDLVPLDSPGVTNLIADITDSGQVFNALSMHRDFPDLDAGRGVQPFDAVVHFAAIPRILIKPDNETFRINVMGTYNVIEAAVKLDIRKIIVASSETTYGVCFAEGHRDFHQFPLEEDYDVNPMDSYGLSKVVNEKTARAFAERSGFDIYALRIGNVIEPHEYERFPTYFAHPEMRKRIAWSYIDARDLGQICHLCIEKDGLGYQVFNAANDTVSANTPSRELAKRFFPNVPFTREIAEYEGLLSNRKIREVLGFKEEHDWRKYVSV; this is translated from the coding sequence ATGAAGAAGCGGATTCTATTCACAGGCGGTTCCGGCAAGGCAGGTCGCCACGCCGTGCCGTGGCTCGTCAAATCAGGCTACGAGGTTCACAACCTCGATCTCGTGCCGCTGGACAGCCCCGGCGTCACCAATCTCATCGCCGACATCACTGATAGCGGCCAGGTCTTCAATGCGCTGTCGATGCATCGCGATTTTCCCGATCTCGACGCGGGCAGGGGCGTTCAGCCCTTCGATGCCGTCGTGCATTTCGCCGCCATTCCGCGCATCCTGATCAAGCCCGACAACGAGACCTTCCGCATCAATGTGATGGGCACTTACAACGTCATCGAAGCGGCGGTGAAGCTCGACATCCGGAAGATCATCGTCGCGTCGAGCGAGACGACCTACGGCGTCTGCTTCGCAGAAGGTCATCGCGATTTCCACCAGTTTCCGCTGGAGGAGGATTACGATGTCAATCCGATGGATTCCTACGGGCTTTCCAAAGTGGTCAACGAAAAGACGGCGCGCGCCTTTGCCGAAAGGTCGGGCTTCGACATCTATGCGCTGCGAATCGGCAACGTTATCGAGCCGCACGAATACGAGAGGTTCCCCACCTATTTTGCCCATCCCGAGATGCGCAAGCGCATCGCCTGGAGCTATATCGATGCTCGCGACCTCGGGCAGATCTGCCATCTCTGCATCGAGAAGGACGGGCTCGGTTACCAGGTCTTCAATGCCGCTAACGACACCGTTTCGGCCAATACGCCCTCGAGGGAGCTTGCAAAGCGATTCTTTCCGAACGTGCCCTTCACCCGCGAGATCGCTGAATATGAAGGGCTGCTTTCGAACCGCAAGATCCGGGAAGTGCTGGGGTTCAAGGAAGAACACGACTGGCGGAAATATGTGAGTGTCTGA
- the rlmB gene encoding 23S rRNA (guanosine(2251)-2'-O)-methyltransferase RlmB yields MSKDNKSGGKAASDPSAKDTHYANLRRAHRDAKRERGEIPTPQPQKRRRGAEDWKPPALAPDQVYLYGLHTVRAALDNPERKKIKLFTTQNALARLEIDVDTLGIPFEIVPPHEIDKVLGPDAIHQGVMLETRPLPTRRLEALKDSPLLLVLDQVTDPHNVGAIMRSAVAFNAGAVITTQRHSPTESGVLAKSASGALELIPYIQITNLADAIGELHKLGFSTIGLDSEGPAPLESTFSGDKVALVLGSEGKGLRQKTRETVSALARLDMPGAIKSLNVSNAAAIALYAARLYLKPESGAKAAR; encoded by the coding sequence ATGAGCAAAGACAACAAATCCGGCGGCAAGGCCGCGTCAGACCCATCAGCCAAGGATACGCACTACGCCAATCTGAGGCGTGCGCACCGTGACGCCAAGCGCGAACGCGGGGAGATTCCGACGCCCCAGCCACAGAAGCGCAGGCGTGGAGCCGAGGACTGGAAGCCGCCGGCGCTCGCGCCCGACCAAGTGTATCTATACGGCCTGCATACGGTGCGCGCCGCCCTCGACAATCCAGAGCGCAAGAAGATCAAGCTGTTTACGACGCAGAATGCGCTCGCGCGTCTGGAAATCGATGTCGATACGCTCGGCATTCCCTTCGAAATCGTCCCGCCGCACGAGATCGACAAGGTGCTGGGTCCCGACGCTATCCATCAGGGCGTCATGCTTGAAACACGGCCGCTACCGACGCGCCGGCTCGAGGCGCTAAAGGACAGCCCTCTCCTGCTGGTGCTCGACCAAGTCACCGATCCGCACAATGTCGGCGCGATCATGCGCTCGGCAGTTGCCTTCAATGCCGGTGCCGTTATCACCACCCAGAGACATAGCCCGACCGAGTCAGGCGTGCTCGCCAAATCCGCCTCGGGTGCTCTGGAGCTGATACCTTATATACAGATCACCAATCTCGCCGATGCGATCGGTGAGTTGCACAAGCTCGGCTTTTCCACGATCGGCCTCGATTCGGAAGGGCCGGCGCCGCTCGAAAGCACCTTCTCAGGCGACAAGGTGGCGCTGGTGCTCGGCTCGGAGGGCAAGGGGCTGAGGCAGAAGACGCGCGAAACCGTTAGCGCGCTTGCCCGCCTTGACATGCCCGGCGCAATCAAATCGCTGAACGTTTCCAATGCCGCGGCAATCGCGCTTTATGCGGCGCGGCTCTACCTCAAGCCGGAGTCCGGCGCAAAGGCTGCGCGCTGA
- the tuf gene encoding elongation factor Tu, whose protein sequence is MAKSKFERNKPHVNIGTIGHVDHGKTSLTAAITKYFGEFKAYDQIDAAPEEKARGITISTAHVEYETPNRHYAHVDCPGHADYVKNMITGAAQMDGAILVCSAADGPMPQTREHILLARQVGVPAIVVFLNKVDQVDDAELLELVELEVRELLSSYDFPGDDIPVVKGSALAALEDSDKKIGEDAIRELMAAVDSYIPTPERPVDQPFLMPIEDVFSISGRGTVVTGRVERGIVKVGEEVEIVGIRPTSKTTVTGVEMFRKLLDQGQAGDNIGALIRGVNRDGVERGQILCKPGSVKPHKKFKAEAYILTKEEGGRHTPFFTNYRPQFYFRTTDVTGIVTLPEGTEMVMPGDNVTVDVELIVPIAMEEKLRFAIREGGRTVGAGIVASIVE, encoded by the coding sequence ATGGCAAAGAGTAAGTTTGAGCGCAACAAGCCGCACGTCAACATTGGCACGATCGGCCACGTTGACCACGGCAAGACGTCTCTGACGGCAGCGATCACGAAGTACTTCGGTGAGTTCAAGGCGTATGACCAGATCGACGCGGCTCCGGAAGAGAAGGCGCGTGGCATCACGATCTCGACGGCGCACGTTGAGTATGAGACTCCGAACCGCCACTACGCGCACGTCGACTGCCCCGGCCATGCCGACTACGTTAAGAACATGATCACCGGTGCAGCGCAGATGGACGGCGCGATCCTGGTTTGCTCGGCTGCTGACGGCCCGATGCCGCAGACGCGCGAACACATCCTGCTGGCCCGCCAGGTCGGCGTTCCGGCGATCGTTGTGTTCCTGAACAAGGTCGACCAGGTTGACGACGCCGAGCTTCTCGAGCTTGTTGAGCTTGAGGTTCGCGAGCTTCTGTCGTCCTACGACTTCCCGGGCGACGACATTCCGGTAGTCAAGGGTTCGGCGCTTGCTGCTCTTGAAGATTCGGACAAGAAGATCGGCGAAGACGCGATCCGCGAACTGATGGCTGCGGTTGACTCCTACATCCCGACGCCTGAGCGTCCGGTTGACCAGCCGTTCCTGATGCCGATCGAAGACGTGTTCTCGATCTCGGGCCGTGGTACTGTGGTGACCGGCCGCGTCGAGCGTGGCATCGTCAAGGTTGGTGAAGAAGTCGAGATCGTCGGCATCCGTCCGACGTCGAAGACGACGGTGACCGGCGTTGAAATGTTCCGCAAGCTGCTCGACCAGGGCCAGGCTGGCGACAACATCGGCGCGCTGATCCGCGGTGTTAACCGTGACGGTGTCGAGCGTGGTCAGATCCTGTGCAAGCCGGGCTCTGTCAAGCCGCACAAGAAGTTCAAGGCAGAAGCCTACATCCTGACGAAGGAAGAAGGCGGCCGTCATACGCCGTTCTTCACCAACTACCGTCCGCAGTTCTACTTCCGCACGACCGACGTTACCGGCATCGTGACGCTGCCGGAAGGCACGGAAATGGTCATGCCGGGCGACAACGTCACGGTTGACGTCGAGCTGATCGTTCCGATCGCGATGGAAGAAAAGCTGCGCTTCGCTATTCGCGAAGGCGGCCGCACCGTCGGCGCAGGTATCGTCGCTTCGATCGTCGAGTAA
- the rplJ gene encoding 50S ribosomal protein L10 encodes MERAEKREFVTELNEVFKASGSVVVAHYAGATVAQMNDFRSKMRAAGGTVKVAKNRLAKIALQGTEAEGISNLFKGQTLIAYSNDPITAPKVVMDFAKTNDKIVVLGGAMGTTTLNAEGVKSLATLPSLDELRAKLLGMIQTPATRIAGVVAAPASQLARVFSAYAKKDEAA; translated from the coding sequence GTGGAAAGAGCGGAAAAACGCGAATTCGTCACGGAACTGAACGAAGTCTTCAAGGCTTCGGGCTCGGTTGTCGTGGCCCACTATGCTGGTGCTACAGTCGCACAGATGAACGATTTTCGTTCGAAGATGCGCGCTGCTGGCGGCACCGTCAAAGTCGCGAAGAACCGCCTGGCCAAAATTGCCCTTCAGGGTACGGAAGCGGAAGGGATTTCCAATCTCTTCAAGGGTCAGACCCTCATTGCTTACAGCAATGATCCGATCACCGCTCCGAAGGTCGTCATGGATTTCGCCAAGACCAACGACAAGATCGTGGTTCTCGGCGGCGCCATGGGCACGACAACGCTGAACGCCGAAGGTGTCAAGTCGCTCGCGACCCTGCCTTCGCTGGACGAACTGCGTGCGAAGCTGCTGGGCATGATCCAGACCCCGGCTACCCGCATTGCAGGCGTTGTTGCAGCACCGGCAAGCCAGCTTGCTCGCGTGTTCTCGGCCTACGCCAAGAAGGACGAAGCCGCTTAA